A part of Brassica rapa cultivar Chiifu-401-42 chromosome A05, CAAS_Brap_v3.01, whole genome shotgun sequence genomic DNA contains:
- the LOC103870683 gene encoding DNA ligase 1: MSRCFPFPPPGYEKKKIRTEEADSLVKEKQKKEKKHKKEKKDKETSKDRYKEGKERKEKHRDKKDKEKSTTSQDKNNGNEESKFVQDLARRISNEEEEARESQSVGKSSFPCGVTENFPMGKRSESAVGRVSSWRDPKGTEIMVQPVGKKELQELNHLKQSVTKGDKSLDSEERKKSEPKYTSQENKEENTEAINKSKLKYVDNRNIGKRKDHERNGFLYENGSRLNKIHKPVASPVSSVENGRNLGAYQTPPKPVTELQETVCNPEVNEHRVNGFIDPQKHKSHCSAISNGEASAKKRPHSDLKYLDQILNVPKREELHEFDVSEEQEWLLGQSSVRLSKKPKKVSSTLLDETLQVWNQALSIEASDTVALPYVVPF, translated from the exons ATGTCTCGTTGCTTCCCGTTTCCACCACCAGGatatgagaagaagaagattagaACCGAGGAGGCTGACTCTTTAGTAAAG GAAAAGcaaaagaaggagaagaagcacAAAAAGGAGAAGAAGGATAAAGAAACAAGCAAAGATAGATATAAGGAAGGGAAGGagagaaaagagaaacataGAGATAAGAAAGACAAAGAAAAGAGCACGACTTCTCAGGACAAAAATAATGGTAATGAGGAGTCTAAGTTTGTACAGGACCTGGCAAGAAGGATTagcaatgaagaagaagaagctagagAGAGTCAAAGTGTGGGGAAGAGTAGTTTTCCCTGTGGAGTTACAGAGAATTTTCCCATGGGAAAAAGGTCTGAAAGTGCGGTTGGTCGAGTATCCTCTTGGAGAGATCCGAAAGGAACTGAGATTATGGTTCAACCAGTGGGGAAAAAAGAGCTACAAGAGCTGAATCACCTCAAGCAAAGTGTGACTAAGGGTGATAAGTCATTGGATAgcgaagagagaaagaaaagtgaACCAAAGTACACAAGTCAAGAGAACAAAGAAGAGAACACAGAGGCGATCAACAAAAGTAAACTCAAATATGTAGATAATAGGAATATTGGCAAACGGAAGGATCATGAGAGGAACGGATTCTTATATG AGAATGGATCTAGGCTAAACAAGATACATAAGCCAGTTGCTTCACCAGTGTCATCCGTAGAGAACGGAAGAAACTTGGGAGCATATCAAACTCCTCCGAAGCCTGTTACTGAGTTGCAAGAAACAGTGTGTAATCCAGAGGTCAATGAGCATAGAGTAAACGGTTTCATTGATCCTCAAAAACACAAAAGCCACTGTTCAGCTATTTCAAACGGTGAGGCATCAGCGAAAAAGCGGCCTCACTCAGACTTGAAGTATTTGGATCAGATACTGAATGTACCCAAAAGGGAGGAGTTGCATGAGTTTGATGTAAGTGAAGAACAAGAGTGGCTACTTGGTCAGTCTAGTGTGAGATTATCAAAGAAGCCAAAAAAAGTTTCTAGTACTTTGTTGGATGAGACTCTGCAAGTCTGGAACCAGGCTCTTAGTATAGAAGCTTCTGATACTGTAGCTCTTCCATATGTTGTTCCGTTCTAG
- the LOC103870681 gene encoding UV-B-induced protein At3g17800, chloroplastic, with the protein MDTCLSNQAALSFLPSRLRRQSGDGGGGVFSLPAMRKVQYRSMVVVATAGQSRCEPGSSLNAPLELRSSQGRFLRSVLLNKRQLFHYAAADELKQLAEEREAALARMALSSGSDEATLHRRIANLKERYCKTAVQDIMYMLIFYKYSEIRVPLAPKLSRCIYNGRLEIWPTKDWELESIHTCDALELIKEHVCAVIGLRVNACVTDNWATTQIQKLHLRNVYDASILYGYFLKSASLRHQLECSLSDLHGSGYLKGPVFGSSFTTGTSPISAKEQLRHYITGFDAETLRRCARPRTEEARNLIEKQSLALFGAEESDETIVTSYSSLKRLVLEAVAFGTFLWDTELYVEGTYKLKENGNAEEQENRSI; encoded by the exons ATGGATACTTGTCTCTCAAATCAAGCGGCGCTCTCGTTTCTCCCCTCGCGTTTGAGGAGACAGAGCGGCGACGGAGGCGGAGGAGTATTTTCCCTCCCGGCGATGCGGAAGGTACAGTATAGGTCGATGGTGGTCGTTGCGACGGCGGGGCAGAGCCGGTGCGAGCCTGGAAGCAGCCTCAACGCGCCGCTTGAGCTGCGATCGTCTCAGGGGAGGTTTCTGAGAAGCGTGTTGCTTAACAAGAGGCAGTTGTTTCACTACGCGGCTGCTGATGAGCTCAAGCAGCTGGCAGAGGAGCGTGAAGCAGCTTTGGCTCGTATGGCTCTAAGCTCTGGTTCTGATGAAGCTACTCTCCACAG AAGGATAGCTAATCTCAAGGAACGTTACTGCAAAACAGCAGTCCAAGACATAATGTACATGCTAATATTCTACAAATACTCCGAGATACGAGTCCCTCTCGCTCCTAAGCTCTCTAGATGCATCTACAACGGAAGACTTGAGATCTGGCCCACCAAAGACTGGGAGCTAGAATCAATCCACACCTGCGACGCCCTCGAGCTCATCAAAGAACATGTCTGCGCAGTCATCGGGCTACGCGTCAACGCATGCGTGACTGACAACTGGGCGACGACGCAGATACAGAAGCTTCATCTTAGAAACGTATACGACGCCTCCATCTTGTACGGTTACTTCTTGAAATCCGCTTCCCTAAGGCACCAGCTCGAGTGTTCCTTGTCGGATCTCCACGGAAGTGGGTACCTGAAAGGTCCCGTGTTTGGCTCCTCGTTCACGACGGGCACTTCGCCGATCTCGGCCAAGGAGCAGCTGAGGCATTACATCACGGGGTTTGACGCCGAGACGCTGCGGAGGTGCGCGAGGCCTAGGACGGAGGAAGCGAGGAATCTGATAGAGAAGCAGAGTTTGGCTCTTTTTGGCGCGGAGGAGAGTGATGAGACGATTGTGACGTCGTATTCGAGTTTGAAGCGGTTGGTTTTGGAGGCTGTGGCGTTTGGGACGTTTCTTTGGGACACGGAGTTGTATGTAGAGGGAACATATaagctcaaggagaatggtaatgCAGAAGAGCAAGAGAACAGGAGCATATGA
- the LOC103870682 gene encoding translation initiation factor eIF-2B subunit beta yields MPDVQSTVLEFVNKLRKRKIEGSQATAKCTVELLRSVISQQRVPHSNQALALIDAVKAVGEQLVAANPVELAVGNVVRRVLHIIREEDLSLATAAMAGLDLLDGSDDDGEDDNCKGVGYSAMSAAVAAAAARSTLRPPSLQTLLEGTPESAAVPYTSSSGADSESKTADKSSITRKLKHDVIEGVNQLILEIAGCHEQIAEQAIEHIHQNEVILTLGSSRTVLEFLCAAKEKKRSFRVFVAEGAPRYQGHLLAKELVARGLQTTVITDSAVFAMISRVNMVIIGAHAVMANGGVIGPVGVNMAALAAKKHAVPFVVLAGSHKLCPLYPHNPEVLLNELRSPSELLDFGEFSDCLDFGTGSGSPLLQVVNPTFDYVPPSLVSLFITDTGGHNPSYMYRLIADYYSADDLVM; encoded by the exons ATGCCAGACGTACAATCAACGGTGTTGGAGTTTGTTAACAAGCTCAGAAAACG TAAGATCGAAGGCTCACAGGCTACAGCCAAATGCACCGTAGAGCTACTCAGGTCAGTGATATCTCAACAGCGAGTGCCTCACTCAAACCAAGCTTTAGCTCTTATCGATGCTGTGAAAGCCGTCGGTGAACAACTGGTCGCTGCAAATCCTGTTG AGCTTGCGGTGGGGAATGTAGTGAGACGGGTGTTGCATATCATAAGGGAGGAGGATCTCTCTTTAGCTACGGCAGCTATGGCTGGTTTGGACTTGCTTGATGGTAGTGATGACGATGGTGAAGATGATAATTGCAAAGGAGTTGGGTATTCTGCTATGTCTGCGGCGGTTGCTGCAGCTGCAGCTAGGAGTACGTTACGCCCTCCGTCTTTGCAAACGCTTCTCGAGGGGACTCCTGAGTCTGCGGCTGTTCCTTACACTTCGTCGTCCGGTGCTGATTCCGAAAGCAAAA CTGCGGATAAAAGTTCAATAACTCGGAAGCTGAAGCATGATGTTATAGAAGGAGTCAATCAGCTTATCCTCGAGATTGCCGGTTGTCATGAGCAGATCGCCGAGCAAGCTATAGAGCATATACATCAAAA tgAGGTGATTCTAACCCTGGGTAGCTCAAGAACAGTACTTGAGTTTCTGTGTGCTGCAAAGGAGAAAAAGAGATCATTTCGTGTATTTGTCGCCGAAGGTGCTCCAAG GTATCAGGGCCATCTCTTAGCAAAAGAATTGGTAGCTAGAGGTCTGCAGACCACTGTGATCACTGACTCTGCAGTGTTTGCTATGATATCTCGAGTGAATATG GTTATAATTGGAGCTCATGCAGTGATGGCCAATGGTGGAGTTATAGGACCTGTTGGAGTCAACATGGCTGCCCTGGCAGCAAAAAAGCACGCAGTCCCATTTGTGGTTCTAGCCGGTAGTCACAAG cTATGTCCACTCTATCCTCACAATCCGGAGGTATTACTAAACGAGCTGAGATCTCCTTCTGAACTGTTGGATTTTGGTGAATTCTCTGATTGTCTGGATTTTGGAACGGGTTCCGGGTCTCCCCTTCTTCAAGTTGTCAACCCAACATTCGATTACGTCCCACCAAGCCTTGTTAGTCTATTCATAACCGATAC GGGAGGACACAACCCATCTTACATGTACCGTCTTATTGCCGACTACTACTCTGCTGATGATTTGGTGATGTAG
- the LOC103870777 gene encoding putative F-box protein At5g15660 has product MIQGSLPLCNKMRTNVVVPLDLQIEILSRLPSKSLVRFMLVSKSWQEIISSKSFIRLRSLTWPLRFLLVLKEFDYQKGRLTFNFFSSSSLSLSSTSISTTFLSKITFPLRQAGHPIYYVNGLINIGDIICNPCTGKTVSLPKLAASGGSIGRRFFGYDPVNNQYKVLCITHHNLGGHATLQFNRYHVFTLGAKPKKWRFIDCGIPHTDWSSCLCIDGFVYYIASTDAGLMCLMKFDLSSEKLNIFARASEEMKASFSHFNSYKTLINYHGKVAIAIQRSHLVPSIDLFVFEEGKQEYKAKSFNNLPRLNLRTKCVINHMDDTIFAPVYSESEATIIHHDFKGHSFKKMKFEVDVKKDWFHETNYFVGYVESLMMI; this is encoded by the coding sequence ATGATCCAAGGAAGTCTCCCTCTTTGCAATAAGATGAGAACCAATGTTGTTGTTCCTTTGGATCTGCAGATTGAGATTCTTAGCCGGTTGCCTTCAAAATCCCTAGTTAGGTTTATGCTCGTATCTAAATCATGGCAAGAAATCATCAGCAGCAAGAGTTTCATCAGATTAAGATCTTTGACTTGGCCTTTGCGTTTCCTGCTCGTTTTAAAGGAATTCGACTACCAAAAGGGACGCCTAACCTTCAACTTCTTCTCTTCATCTTCTCTATCGTTGTCATCAACATCAATATCAACCACTTTTCTATCCAAAATAACTTTTCCTCTCCGTCAAGCCGGGCATCCTATATATTACGTTAATGGTCTGATAAACATTGGTGATATCATATGCAACCCTTGCACCGGAAAGACCGTATCTTTACCAAAGCTTGCCGCTAGTGGAGGAAGTATAGGCAGACGCTTTTTCGGATATGATCCTGTCAATAATCAGTACAAAGTATTGTGTATCACCCACCATAATCTTGGAGGACACGCAACGCTGCAGTTTAATCGCTATCATGTATTCACATTAGGAGCTAAACCTAAAAAATGGAGATTTATCGATTGTGGCATTCCTCACACAGATTGGTCTAGCTGTCTGTGTATTGATGGGTTTGTGTACTACATTGCGAGCACAGACGCAGGATTGATGTGTCTGATGAAATTCGATTTGAGCTCTGAGAAGTTGAATATCTTTGCTAGAGCCTCTGAGGAAATGAAAGCTTCGTTTTCACATTTCAACAGTTATAAAACTTTGATAAACTACCATGGCAAAGTAGCCATAGCCATTCAACGTTCTCACTTAGTGCCGTCAATTGATTTGTTCGTTTTCGAAGAAGGAAAACAGGAGTACAAAGCGAAGTCTTTCAATAATCTTCCCCGGCTTAATTTACGTACGAAATGTGTTATTAATCATATGGATGATACTATTTTTGCACCTGTCTATTCCGAAAGTGAGGCTACTATTATCCACCACGATTTCAAGGGACACAGTTTTAAGAAGATGAAGTTTGAAGTTGATGTAAAGAAAGATTGGTTTCATGAAACAAACTATTTTGTGGGTTACGTAGAGAGTCTCATGATGATTTAA
- the LOC103870679 gene encoding probable glucan endo-1,3-beta-glucosidase A6, translating to MWSTQTLAIKYLHSSLLRSYQKLISSPQTKKEKNTAISSTIMSVLHLLTLSLLISISGAKFSGRPGVNYGQLGNNLPSPSDSVTLIKSLNAKSVKLYDANPSILAALNATDIVVSVMVPNELIVNITKSKTLSDDWIKSNVLPFYPSTKIRYLLVGNEILSSQDSELKSALVPAMRKIQRSLKTLGVKKVKVGTTLAMDVLNSSYPPSSGEFRSDISGSVMKPMLQFLNRTKSFLFVDVYPYFAWAQDPAHINLDYAIFESTNVTVMDPVTNLTYHNLFDQMIDAFVFAMKRLGYPDLRIWVAETGWPNNGDYDQIGANIYNAATYNRNVVKKLAAEPPVGTPARPGKVLPSFIFALYNENQKTGPGTERHFGLLHPNGSQVYEIELSGKTTEYKEALPGPENNEGYKGKIWCVVAKGANWTQLGDALSYACSQGNNTCDPIKPGGSCHKPDLMVFHASYAFSSYWASFRKVGGTCYFNGLATQTIKDPGYGRCEFPSVTL from the exons atgtggagCACGCAAACACTAGCCATTAAATATCTCCACTCTTCTCTCCTACGTTCCTACCAAAAACTCATATCTTCTCCACAaacgaagaaggagaagaacacAGCTATCAGCTCCACCATCATGAGTGTTCTGCATCTCCTCACTCTCTCCCTCCTCATCTCCATTTCAG GAGCCAAGTTCTCCGGCCGACCAGGAGTCAACTACGGCCAGCTCGGAAACAACCTCCCGTCCCCCTCCGACTCAGTCACCCTCATCAAATCCCTAAACGCGAAAAGCGTCAAGCTTTACGACGCCAACCCATCAATCCTCGCCGCACTAAACGCCACCGACATCGTCGTCTCCGTAATGGTCCCCAACGAGCTCATCGTCAACATAACCAAATCCAAAACCCTCTCCGACGACTGGATCAAATCCAACGTCCTCCCTTTCTACCCCTCCACCAAGATCCGCTACCTCCTCGTCGGCAACGAGATCCTCTCCTCCCAAGACTCCGAGCTCAAATCCGCTCTAGTTCCAGCAATGCGCAAGATCCAACGCTCGTTGAAGACCCTCGGCGTTAAAAAAGTCAAAGTGGGGACCACCCTCGCCATGGACGTTCTCAACTCCTCGTATCCACCTTCCAGCGGCGAGTTCCGGTCCGATATTTCCGGTTCGGTTATGAAACCGATGCTACAATTCTTAAACCGGACTAAATCGTTTTTATTCGTCGACGTGTACCCGTACTTCGCTTGGGCCCAAGACCCGGCCCATATAAATCTCGATTACGCCATTTTCGAGTCCACCAACGTAACTGTAATGGATCCGGTGACGAATCTTACTTACCACAACCTCTTTGATCAGATGATCGACGCTTTCGTCTTCGCGATGAAGCGCCTCGGGTATCCGGATCTTCGGATCTGGGTCGCGGAAACGGGCTGGCCCAATAACGGAGACTACGACCAAATCGGAGCGAATATCTACAACGCCGCCACTTATAACCGTAATGTAGTCAAGAAACTCGCCGCCGAGCCGCCTGTTGGTACTCCGGCGAGGCCCGGGAAGGTTCTCCCGTCGTTTATTTTCGCGCTTTACAACGAGAATCAGAAAACGGGTCCGGGTACGGAGCGGCATTTCGGGCTCTTGCATCCGAACGGGAGTCAGGTTTACGAGATTGAGTTGTCGGGGAAGACGACGGAGTATAAGGAGGCCTTGCCGGGGCCGGAGAATAATGAGGGGTACAAGGGGAAGATATGGTGCGTTGTGGCGAAAGGAGCGAATTGGACTCAGCTTGGTGATGCTCTATCGTACGCTTGCTCGCAGGGGAATAATACTTGTGACCCGATTAAACCGGGTGGATCATGTCACAAACCGGATTTGATGGTTTTCCACGCTAGCTACGCGTTTAGCTCTTATTGGGCTAGCTTTCGGAAGGTCGGTGGGACTTGCTACTTCAATGGGCTTGCCACTCAGACAATTAAAGATCCAG GCTACGGACGCTGCGAGTTTCCGAGCGTGACATTGTGA
- the LOC103870684 gene encoding GTP cyclohydrolase 1, which produces MGALDEGRLNLELETGIKNACIDLAFEHQPETLAIQDAVKLLLQGLHEDVNREGIKKTPFRVAKALREGTRGYKLKVKEYVQSALFPEAGLEDGIGQAGGVGGLVVVRDLDHYSYCESCLLPFHVRCHVGYVPSEQRVLGLSKFSRVADVFAKRLQEPQGLADDICSALHHWVKPSGVAVVLQCSHIHFPCLDVKSPSDNGFVKLMVSSGSGVFDDEGSSLWGEFLSFLKLKGVKTEALCGSVKKEWCPSVKTSSEEEDPEMVSAVVSILKSLGEDPSREGLIATPSRFLKWMMNFQNVNLEMKLNGVNGVNGVKANGEVKLHCELNLPFWSMCEHHLLPFYGVVHIGYYCGEGYSHKSLMKSIVHFYGFKLQVQERMTRQIAETLSPLVGGDVIVVAEAGHTCMISRGIEKFGSSTATIAVLGQFSNDGSARAEFLDKIHATAALKADASSPF; this is translated from the exons atgggAGCATTAGATGAAGGACGTTTGAATCTAGAGCTTGAGACTGGAATCAAAAACGCCTGCATTGATCTCGCTTTCGAGCACCAACCAGAGACTTTAGCCATCCAAGACGCTGTCAAGCTTCTCCTCCAAGGCCTTCACGAGGATGTCAACAGAGAAGGCATCAAAAAGACTCCTTTCCGCGTCGCCAAGGCCCTTCGTGAAGGCACCAGAG GTTATAAGCTAAAGGTGAAGGAGTATGTACAGAGTGCTCTGTTTCCAGAAGCAGGGCTAGAAGATGGCATTGGACAAGCGGGAGGAGTTGGAGGACTCGTCGTCGTTCGAGACCTCGACCACTACTCTTACTGTGAGTCTTGCTTGCTTCCTTTTCACGTCAGGTGCCACGTGGGTTACGTCCCATCTGAGCAGCGTGTTTTGGGACTTAGCAAGTTCTCCAGAGTCGCTGACGTTTTCGCCAAGCGGCTCCAGGAGCCCCAGGGTTTGGCTGATGATATATGCTCTGCTCTCCACCACTGGGTCAAACCCTCTGGCGTCGCTGTTGTTCTGCAGTGCTCTCACATTCACTTCCCATGCTTGGACGTAAAGTCTCCAAGCGATAATGGGTTTGTGAAGCTCATGGTTTCCTCCGGGTCAGGAGTTTTCGACGACGAAGGGTCGAGTCTTTGGGGTGAGTTCTTGAGTTTCTTGAAGCTCAAAGGCGTAAAGACGGAAGCTTTGTGTGGCTCTGTGAAGAAAGAGTGGTGTCCTAGCGTTAAAACCTCgtctgaagaagaagatcctGAGATGGTTTCCGCGGTTGTTTCGATTCTCAAGTCGTTAGGAGAAGATCCGTCGAGGGAAGGGCTCATTGCTACACCCTCTAGGTTCCTCAAGTGGATGATGAACTTCCAAAACGTTAACCTCGAGATGAAGCTTAACGGCGTTAACGGCGTTAACGGCGTCAAAGCCAACGGCGAGGTCAAGCTGCACTGTGAACTGAACTTACCGTTTTGGTCAATGTGTGAGCATCATTTGCTTCCTTTCTACGGAGTTGTTCACATTGGCTACTATTGTGGTGAAGGATACAGCCACAAGTCATTGATGAAGTCTATTGTACACTTCTATGGGTTCAAGCTTCAAGTGCAAGAGAGGATGACGCGTCAGATAGCTGAGACGCTATCGCCTCTCGTTGGTGGGGATGTGATTGTTGTAGCGGAAGCAGGGCATACTTGTATGATCTCTAGAGGGATTGAGAAGTTCGGAAGCAGCACTGCTACTATTGCTGTTTTGGGTCAGTTTTCAAATGATGGTTCTGCAAGAGCCGAGTTTCTAGACAAGATCCATGCAACGGCTGCCTtgaaggcagatgcaagctcccCATTTTGA